Genomic window (Candidatus Neomarinimicrobiota bacterium):
TTTGACAATATGTTGCATTGTGTTGCGTATTGTTACTATATGTAGTAATTTGTCCATATCAATAAAAGGATTAACCATGGGTCAACATGCCATCAGAATCGATTCTGAATTATTTAAAACAGCAAAATCTACTGCCGATGTAGAACATCGGTCTGTGCCGAAACAGATTGAATATTGGGCAAAAATCGGACGCATTTCTATCGAGAACCCTGATTTATCATACAAAATGATTCACGATATTTTGCTGGGACTGTCTCAAGCAGAAAATGGCGAAACGGAAGACTACAATTTTGGCTCGTTCGAAGATTAAAGTTCGAGCTACGCCTTTGTTTAAAAGGCAGGCAAAAAAATTGTTTAAGCATACCAAGAAAGAATTGGATGAGCAAATAAAGGCTATAATTAAAAACCCAACAATTGGTGACAGAAAACATGGTGATTTGGCTGATGTTTTTGTTCATAAGTTTAAAATTAAAACGAATTTGTTTTTGCTTGCATATACTTTTGACCCTAAAACCAGAACCTTAATCATGATTGGTTCTCATGAAAATTTTTATAGAGATTTGAAAAAATATAGATAGGGTAATTCCTTAACATTTTCATTTCACTCTGATTTTTGTTTTCATAATTCTTGGTTTCTTTTTACTCAAATCTCTGAAATAGATATAATGAGAATCTCTTCCGATAGGCATTTCCGGCAATTGAATTTCACCGTAGTATTTTTCCAAATCTTTGGAATAAACCTGACACCAATATTTGTCACCATCTTCAAAGACTTCACGATACAAAACGCAGGAATAATTTCCATGTTCAAATAAATCTATTGTGCGAGAATTACGCATAATCCAGTTTTGGAATGATTCTCCATCTTTGTCAAAATCCCAATATCCAAAATTGGGCTTATTTTCTAAATCTCCCAATTTATAATGCTCGCCCTGCACGCCTTTATTTCCCACATATTCCAAATCAAGATTTAATTCTCTTACAAAAGGTGATGTTGCCACAATATAAAAAAGACTACTGTCCACCATAATGGATTTAGAAAAAGCCCATGTCATTCCACCGCCATCATAACCTGGACCAATTGAACCCCCAAGCGTTTGAAAATCTGTTTCGGGGTATTGAAACTTACCAAAAAGCATTTGATTTTTCCCAATCCATCCATGACCGGAAACAATCAATAGACTATCCGAAAGGATATGAATATTATGACCATAAGGTGAATACTTTTGGCTTTCCCTAAAATTCCAATACCATTTATCTGTTATTTTCCCATTCTTTTCAAAAATAAGAAAACCAAGATCCAATCTAAAATCTTCATTATTTGTAAAATATTCTCCAATAATGTTGTCACCATGGAACAAATGTAATTCTCCCAAATGTTTATAAAATATATCAGGACTTGTATCAAAAACCTTCTTCCCCTTCTTATTAAACCCAACAATTTCTTGACTATTTCCTTTCCAGATATACACATTCCCGTTATCTAAAA
Coding sequences:
- a CDS encoding type II toxin-antitoxin system RelE/ParE family toxin, which codes for MAKRKTTILARSKIKVRATPLFKRQAKKLFKHTKKELDEQIKAIIKNPTIGDRKHGDLADVFVHKFKIKTNLFLLAYTFDPKTRTLIMIGSHENFYRDLKKYR